DNA from Xanthomonas hyacinthi:
TGCCGCAGATAGGCCAGATAGGCCGGGTCGTCGCACAGGTTCTTGCCCGGCGAGTCGCTGAGCTTGGCCACCGGCTGGCCATTGCAGCGGACCATCTTGATCACGATCTGCAGCGGCGTCGGCCCCAGGTCGTTGGTCAGGTGCGTGCCGACGCCGAAGGCGAGCATGCAGCGGCCGTGAAAATGCGCGTACAGCCGCATCACCTTGTCGATGTCCAGGCCGTCGCTGAACACCAGGATCTTGCTGCGCGGGTCCACCCGCTGCCGCTGCAGGTGCGCCAGCACGCGCTCGCCCCATTCGAACGGGTCGCCGGAGTCGTGGCGCATGCCGTCGAACAGCTTGCAGAAGTACAGGTCGAAGTCGCGCAGGAAGGCATCCAGCCCGACCACGTCGGACAGCGCGATGCCGAGGTCGCCGCGGTATTCGCGCGCCCACGACTGCAGCGCCGCGGCCTGCGAATCGCGCAGCCGCGGGCCCAGCGCCTGGAACGCCTGCAGGTACTCGTGGGCCATCGTGCCCAGCGGGGTCAGCCCGTAGCGGCAGGCGAAATACACGTTGCTGGTGCCGACGAACTGCGCGCCCAGGGTCTGCTGCAGCACCGGCAACAGCTCGCCGTGCCAGGCCCGCGAATAGCGGCGGCGGGTGCCGTAGTCGGCGATCGCGCACGCACCGTAGCCGCTGCTGTCGCGCAGCAGCGCGATCTTGGCCTGCAGCCGGCGCAGGCCCTCGGCATGGTCGTCGCCGCCGGTATTGCGGAACCAGACCTCGTTGACGATCGCCAGCAGCGGCACCTCGAACAGGATGGTGTGCAGCCACGGCCCGCGGATGCTCAGTTCGATCTCGCCCGGCACCGTGGCCGAGGCCTGCAGCTGCAGGTACTTGCGGTCCAGATGGAACAGCGCCAGGAAATCGGCGAAGTCCGGCTTGATGAAGCGCAGGCCGCGCAGGTAGTCCAGTTCCTCGGCGCGGAAGCGCAGCGTGCACAGCGCATCGATCTCGGCCGAGATCTGCTCCAGGAATTGCGCCAGGTCGATGCCCGGGGTACGGCACTTGAAGCGGTATTCCACCTGCGCGCCGGGATGCTGGTGCAGCACCGCCTGCATCATCGTGAACTTGTAGAGGTCGGTGTCGAGCAGCGAATCGATGATCATCGCGCGATTATGCGCCCACCGTGTTGCCGGCTCCCGCCTTTCCCGTGTAGGAGCTCCGGGTGGCCTCGGGCCATCAGCCGCGACGGCGTTTCCCGGCGAAGCCCGTCGCGCTTGAAACTGCTCCTACACAGGATGCGTCAGGGCGCGGGGCGCCGCGCCAGCACCGCCTGCGCCGGCTTGTGCTGCACGGTGAAATCGCTGTCGTGCGCGCCGCCGGCGTCCGGATCGGTGTACCAGCACCAGAGCGCGATGCCGGCGATGCGCTGCTCGCCGAGCACGCGGCGCCAGTCCTGCAGCACCTGCGCCTGCAGCGCGGTGTCCACCGCGGCATTGCGTTGCTCGGGACTCTCCCATGGCGCGGCCAGGCTGCCGCGCGCCGAGCGCAGCCCCAATTCCGCCACCCACACCGGGCGCCCGCTGCGCGTGCCCAGCGCCTGCACCCGTGCGGCCGCCGCGCGCATCTGCGCCAGCCGCTGCGCCGGCACCGACGCCAAGGCCGGATACAGGCTGGTGCCGACGAAATCGAAGCGGTCCCAGTAGCCGAAGCGCTCGGC
Protein-coding regions in this window:
- the pncB gene encoding nicotinate phosphoribosyltransferase; this translates as MIIDSLLDTDLYKFTMMQAVLHQHPGAQVEYRFKCRTPGIDLAQFLEQISAEIDALCTLRFRAEELDYLRGLRFIKPDFADFLALFHLDRKYLQLQASATVPGEIELSIRGPWLHTILFEVPLLAIVNEVWFRNTGGDDHAEGLRRLQAKIALLRDSSGYGACAIADYGTRRRYSRAWHGELLPVLQQTLGAQFVGTSNVYFACRYGLTPLGTMAHEYLQAFQALGPRLRDSQAAALQSWAREYRGDLGIALSDVVGLDAFLRDFDLYFCKLFDGMRHDSGDPFEWGERVLAHLQRQRVDPRSKILVFSDGLDIDKVMRLYAHFHGRCMLAFGVGTHLTNDLGPTPLQIVIKMVRCNGQPVAKLSDSPGKNLCDDPAYLAYLRHVFDVAADPR